Proteins encoded together in one Bradyrhizobium sp. CB82 window:
- a CDS encoding SulP family inorganic anion transporter, with protein sequence MPQDADAKPSWPLLRSLSSYRAGLLPGDLMAGLTLAAIAIPEQMATSRLGGFEPQIGFFAFMAGSLGFALLGSNRFLSCGADSTITPIFAGGLAAAAATGSPEYQSLAIALALMVGAMLVASGIFRLGGIANLLSVPVMVGFLAGISVHIIVSQLPGVLGVEAPNGPTLDRIGTLARELGRSNPYTILIGFGVLAVVFLAETISAKIPGALIGLVGATLAVIGAGLEGKGVKVVGTVPGTLPMPTLPELAPEAWVHLVPLAFVITIVVMVQTAATTRSFPSDPDKPADVDRDFLGAGAGSLLAGVFGAFPVNASPPRTGIVVETGGQSQLSGLAAALIVLALLAFGTGLLQHVPDAALGGILLFVALRIIRVKQIATIYRQSFSEFLLILTTAALIIVLPIEQGAFLGIVLSLLHGIWSTTRAELVEFDRVPGTTIWWPAHPHIAGERVPGVAVIGLQAPLSFLNAPGFRNDVADLLKTATPKLIVLEASGMVEIDFTAAQVLLEVFKTCNQQGVTIAVARLESVRAQNAFERFRLYDALPSDRVFHSVDEAVRKLAG encoded by the coding sequence ATGCCGCAAGACGCTGACGCCAAGCCATCCTGGCCGCTATTGCGGTCGCTCTCGTCCTATCGCGCTGGCCTGCTGCCGGGAGATCTGATGGCAGGCCTGACGCTCGCGGCGATCGCCATCCCCGAGCAGATGGCGACATCGCGGCTCGGCGGCTTCGAGCCGCAGATCGGCTTCTTCGCCTTCATGGCGGGCTCGCTCGGCTTTGCGCTGCTCGGCAGCAACCGCTTCCTGTCCTGCGGCGCCGATTCCACCATCACACCGATCTTTGCCGGCGGCCTTGCGGCAGCCGCCGCGACCGGCTCGCCGGAGTATCAATCGCTAGCGATCGCGCTCGCGCTGATGGTCGGCGCGATGCTGGTCGCTAGCGGCATCTTTCGCCTTGGCGGCATCGCGAATCTGTTGTCGGTGCCGGTGATGGTCGGCTTTCTCGCCGGCATCTCCGTCCACATCATCGTCTCGCAACTGCCGGGCGTGCTCGGCGTGGAGGCGCCAAACGGACCGACGCTCGATCGCATCGGCACGCTGGCGCGCGAGCTTGGCCGGTCCAATCCCTACACGATCCTGATCGGCTTCGGCGTGCTCGCCGTCGTGTTCCTCGCCGAGACGATCAGCGCCAAGATTCCCGGCGCGCTGATCGGACTTGTCGGCGCGACGCTGGCGGTGATCGGGGCCGGGCTCGAAGGCAAGGGCGTGAAGGTGGTCGGCACCGTCCCGGGCACGCTGCCGATGCCGACCTTGCCGGAGCTTGCCCCGGAGGCGTGGGTACACCTCGTTCCGCTGGCCTTCGTGATCACCATCGTCGTGATGGTCCAGACCGCGGCGACCACGCGATCGTTTCCGTCCGATCCCGACAAGCCCGCCGACGTCGACCGCGATTTCCTCGGCGCCGGCGCCGGCAGCCTGCTTGCCGGCGTGTTCGGCGCGTTTCCTGTGAATGCCAGCCCGCCGCGCACAGGCATCGTGGTCGAGACCGGTGGGCAGTCGCAACTGTCAGGCCTCGCCGCGGCGCTGATCGTGCTGGCGCTGCTCGCCTTCGGCACCGGGCTGTTGCAGCACGTGCCGGACGCGGCGCTCGGCGGCATCCTGCTGTTCGTCGCGCTCCGGATCATCCGCGTGAAGCAGATCGCCACGATCTATCGCCAGTCCTTCAGCGAGTTCCTGCTGATCCTCACCACTGCCGCGCTGATCATCGTGCTGCCGATCGAGCAGGGCGCGTTCCTCGGCATCGTGCTGTCGCTCCTGCACGGCATCTGGAGCACGACGCGCGCCGAGCTCGTCGAGTTCGATCGCGTGCCGGGCACCACGATCTGGTGGCCGGCGCATCCGCATATCGCGGGCGAGCGCGTCCCCGGCGTCGCCGTAATCGGATTGCAGGCACCGCTGTCGTTCCTCAACGCGCCGGGTTTCCGCAACGACGTCGCCGATCTCTTGAAGACCGCGACGCCGAAGCTGATCGTGCTGGAAGCAAGCGGCATGGTCGAGATCGACTTCACCGCGGCCCAGGTCCTGCTGGAGGTCTTCAAGACGTGTAACCAGCAAGGCGTCACCATCGCTGTCGCGCGGCTGGAGTCGGTCCGCGCGCAGAACGCGTTCGAACGCTTTCGGCTTTACGACGCGCTACCGAGCGACCGCGTCTTCCACAGCGTCGACGAGGCTGTCCGGAAGCTCGCCGGCTAG